The Hevea brasiliensis isolate MT/VB/25A 57/8 chromosome 1, ASM3005281v1, whole genome shotgun sequence genome has a window encoding:
- the LOC110645790 gene encoding BTB/POZ domain-containing protein At3g44820 isoform X2 has translation MALEDFPGGPDTFLIIVKFCYGMRAELTPRNIVTVSCAADYLEMTDEYGEDNLLSKSESFFHKNVLRNWKDCILALQSCDPLTPRVEKLQIVSKSLNALSMMVCTDPSLFGWPMMMYGRLQSPGGSILWNGINTGARIRSTESDWWFEDISYLSVGLFEKLIHTMETRGVRPENLVGAIMYYARKYLPGLGRWQSRQSGKTRTVASFSLTPAAVDQKVLLETIEKLLPEKKGKSFCRFLLGLLRVALILSVRQTCKDSLERRIGMQLEMATLDALLIPTYSDSDTLYDTDCMERIIHHFMNSESRITSFSPSLDLETSPSSEPLRKVAKLMDNYIAEVASDVNLKPMKIRSLAEALPESSRALHDGLYRSLDIYFKAHPWLSEREKEELCNIIDYQKLSIDACAHASQNDRLPLRVVLQVLFFEQMQLRTALAGCLHVLDAENAPAGPMTVPTDTAGQIVQRDGWVTVVRENQVLKVDMENMRSRVGELEEEFSKIKQEMKRVTKSHSSLSSPRLVARKIGCKLLPRSSDAQPDTVDSTGPTPRASVEQPRSSRHSRHRKSFSLF, from the exons ATGGCCCTTGAAGACTTCCCTGGTGGTCCTGACACTTTCCTGATCATAGTAAAATTTTGCTATGGCATGCGGGCAGAACTGACACCAAGAAACATAGTAACTGTCTCTTGTGCGGCAGACTATCTTGAAATGACAGACGAGTATGGGGAAGATAACTTGCTGTCCAAATCAGAGAGTTTCTTCCACAAGAATGTACTTCGCAACTGGAAGGACTGTATATTGGCTCTTCAGAGTTGTGATCCATTGACACCAAGGGTGGAAAAGCTCCAGATAGTAAGCAAATCTTTGAATGCTTTGTCTATGATGGTCTGCACAGATCCTAGTTTGTTTGGGTGGCCCATGATGATGTATGGTAGGTTACAGAGCCCAGGTGGTAGCATCCTATGGAATGGAATAAACACCGGTGCAAGAATCCGAAGCACAGAATCTGACTGGTGGTTTGAAGACATCTCTTACCTTAGTGTAGGTTTGTTTGAAAAACTAATCCATACAATGGAAACAAGAGGTGTTAGACCTGAAAATCTTGTGGGTGCAATTATGTACTATGCCAGGAAGTATCTACCAGGTCTGGGCCGGTGGCAGAGCAGACAAAGTGGTAAAACTAGAACTGTTGCCAGTTTCAGCTTGACACCTGCTGCTGTTGATCAAAAGGTTTTGTTGGAAACTATTGAAAAGCTTCTCCCAGAAAAGAAGGGGAAATCATTCTGCCGTTTTTTATTGGGACTTCTTCGTGTTGCATTGATTTTGAGTGTCAGACAAACATGTAAGGATTCTTTAGAAAGGAGAATAGGGATGCAACTGGAAATGGCAACCCTGGATGCTCTTCTTATTCCTACTTACTCAGATTCTGATACTTTATATGATACTGACTGCATGGAACGTATCATCCATCACTTCATGAATTCAGAATCAAGGATAACATCATTTTCTCCATCATTGGACCTGGAAACATCACCATCATCTGAACCATTGAGAAAGGTTGCAAAACTAATGGACAACTATATTGCAGAGGTTGCTTCTGATGTAAATTTGAAACCGATGAAGATACGTTCTCTTGCAGAGGCTCTTCCAGAATCTTCAAGAGCATTGCATGATGGGTTATACAGATCATTGGATATATATTTCAAG GCTCATCCTTGGCTGTCtgagagagagaaggaagaacTTTGCAACATCATTGACTACCAGAAACTCTCCATTGATGCATGTGCCCATGCTTCCCAGAATGACAGGCTACCACTTAGAGTCGTTCTTCAAGTTCTGTTCTTTGAGCAGATGCAGTTGAGAACTGCTCTTGCTGGCTGTCTCCATGTCTTGGACGCTGAAAATGCCCCTGCAGGTCCCATGACAGTACCAACTGACACGGCAGGACAAATTGTACAGAGAGATGGGTGGGTAACAGTTGTGCGTGAGAACCAGGTTTTAAAAGTAGATATGGAAAATATGAGGTCTAGAGTTGGGGAGCTTGAAGAAGAATTTAGCAAAATAAAACAAGAGATGAAGAGGGTGACGAAATCACATAGCTCTCTTAGTTCCCCTCGCTTGGTTGCCCGGAAAATTGGGTGCAAGCTTCTTCCACGATCCTCGGATGCCCAACCAGATACTGTTGACAGCACTGGGCCCACTCCAAGAGCATCAGTTGAACAACCACGTTCTTCCCGGCATTCTAGACATAGGAAAAGTTTCTCATTGTTTTGA
- the LOC110645790 gene encoding BTB/POZ domain-containing protein At3g44820 isoform X1 encodes MAPARKVTGFLKEGNDWFYNAGLPSDITVVVDGINFHLHKFPLVSKCGKIARICEESFEKAFTMALEDFPGGPDTFLIIVKFCYGMRAELTPRNIVTVSCAADYLEMTDEYGEDNLLSKSESFFHKNVLRNWKDCILALQSCDPLTPRVEKLQIVSKSLNALSMMVCTDPSLFGWPMMMYGRLQSPGGSILWNGINTGARIRSTESDWWFEDISYLSVGLFEKLIHTMETRGVRPENLVGAIMYYARKYLPGLGRWQSRQSGKTRTVASFSLTPAAVDQKVLLETIEKLLPEKKGKSFCRFLLGLLRVALILSVRQTCKDSLERRIGMQLEMATLDALLIPTYSDSDTLYDTDCMERIIHHFMNSESRITSFSPSLDLETSPSSEPLRKVAKLMDNYIAEVASDVNLKPMKIRSLAEALPESSRALHDGLYRSLDIYFKAHPWLSEREKEELCNIIDYQKLSIDACAHASQNDRLPLRVVLQVLFFEQMQLRTALAGCLHVLDAENAPAGPMTVPTDTAGQIVQRDGWVTVVRENQVLKVDMENMRSRVGELEEEFSKIKQEMKRVTKSHSSLSSPRLVARKIGCKLLPRSSDAQPDTVDSTGPTPRASVEQPRSSRHSRHRKSFSLF; translated from the exons TTTCCACTAGTATCAAAATGTGGGAAGATAGCACGGATATGTGAAGAATCATTTGAAAAGGCTTTTACTATGGCCCTTGAAGACTTCCCTGGTGGTCCTGACACTTTCCTGATCATAGTAAAATTTTGCTATGGCATGCGGGCAGAACTGACACCAAGAAACATAGTAACTGTCTCTTGTGCGGCAGACTATCTTGAAATGACAGACGAGTATGGGGAAGATAACTTGCTGTCCAAATCAGAGAGTTTCTTCCACAAGAATGTACTTCGCAACTGGAAGGACTGTATATTGGCTCTTCAGAGTTGTGATCCATTGACACCAAGGGTGGAAAAGCTCCAGATAGTAAGCAAATCTTTGAATGCTTTGTCTATGATGGTCTGCACAGATCCTAGTTTGTTTGGGTGGCCCATGATGATGTATGGTAGGTTACAGAGCCCAGGTGGTAGCATCCTATGGAATGGAATAAACACCGGTGCAAGAATCCGAAGCACAGAATCTGACTGGTGGTTTGAAGACATCTCTTACCTTAGTGTAGGTTTGTTTGAAAAACTAATCCATACAATGGAAACAAGAGGTGTTAGACCTGAAAATCTTGTGGGTGCAATTATGTACTATGCCAGGAAGTATCTACCAGGTCTGGGCCGGTGGCAGAGCAGACAAAGTGGTAAAACTAGAACTGTTGCCAGTTTCAGCTTGACACCTGCTGCTGTTGATCAAAAGGTTTTGTTGGAAACTATTGAAAAGCTTCTCCCAGAAAAGAAGGGGAAATCATTCTGCCGTTTTTTATTGGGACTTCTTCGTGTTGCATTGATTTTGAGTGTCAGACAAACATGTAAGGATTCTTTAGAAAGGAGAATAGGGATGCAACTGGAAATGGCAACCCTGGATGCTCTTCTTATTCCTACTTACTCAGATTCTGATACTTTATATGATACTGACTGCATGGAACGTATCATCCATCACTTCATGAATTCAGAATCAAGGATAACATCATTTTCTCCATCATTGGACCTGGAAACATCACCATCATCTGAACCATTGAGAAAGGTTGCAAAACTAATGGACAACTATATTGCAGAGGTTGCTTCTGATGTAAATTTGAAACCGATGAAGATACGTTCTCTTGCAGAGGCTCTTCCAGAATCTTCAAGAGCATTGCATGATGGGTTATACAGATCATTGGATATATATTTCAAG GCTCATCCTTGGCTGTCtgagagagagaaggaagaacTTTGCAACATCATTGACTACCAGAAACTCTCCATTGATGCATGTGCCCATGCTTCCCAGAATGACAGGCTACCACTTAGAGTCGTTCTTCAAGTTCTGTTCTTTGAGCAGATGCAGTTGAGAACTGCTCTTGCTGGCTGTCTCCATGTCTTGGACGCTGAAAATGCCCCTGCAGGTCCCATGACAGTACCAACTGACACGGCAGGACAAATTGTACAGAGAGATGGGTGGGTAACAGTTGTGCGTGAGAACCAGGTTTTAAAAGTAGATATGGAAAATATGAGGTCTAGAGTTGGGGAGCTTGAAGAAGAATTTAGCAAAATAAAACAAGAGATGAAGAGGGTGACGAAATCACATAGCTCTCTTAGTTCCCCTCGCTTGGTTGCCCGGAAAATTGGGTGCAAGCTTCTTCCACGATCCTCGGATGCCCAACCAGATACTGTTGACAGCACTGGGCCCACTCCAAGAGCATCAGTTGAACAACCACGTTCTTCCCGGCATTCTAGACATAGGAAAAGTTTCTCATTGTTTTGA